A window of the Acidimicrobiales bacterium genome harbors these coding sequences:
- a CDS encoding NAD(P)/FAD-dependent oxidoreductase yields MQEETFDIVVVGGGHNGSTIAAYLAKSGLSVAVCEARPECGGGQENTEPRPGFRIDPHATYLYGGAAPGFDQLELWKYGMRMVYYPSMSGVVTLDGIAANLGSRWRPDIGEEAARRYFPDNAGGIGGLGDALSEPAMRELLRALFWTPPHPRQHEIDEADLPWWKVFRKHVPDIWTDRLLDMSYCDFLEEFVPWEPARVVAAMGAWYCGAHPNWDGMLLPSMGGTLLFSYSGGSPRGGMHTYAHAIIRCAIAHGARILTNSPVEEIVVRNGRAVGVKLSAEASYPEKTIWARKAVISGADVKQTFMHLVGPQHTDPGFAQRIDDVSLKGGSLFVMSLICRELPKYHGRDDAFPEDVYPSCVVGPADSMEFVYTQTRDAYSHKKAPEHLTPEHLTMMICSHDQYDPTRTVEGYHVLSPIYLECPPPQYDVDGPAAYNRRKKEIVDAALALIERMAPNMNSDNIVDVFVNTPYDSEFRNAGMSGGNWYGARQSSDQWFGTRPIPELARYRTPIDGLYMCSQSMHPGGLCLMAVPYNLMHILIEDGVVEPASWWYPSDWYVPEAGRQIVGVS; encoded by the coding sequence ATGCAGGAAGAGACGTTTGACATCGTGGTGGTCGGGGGTGGCCACAATGGCTCGACGATCGCGGCCTATCTCGCCAAGTCGGGCCTCTCGGTCGCGGTATGTGAGGCGCGCCCGGAATGCGGCGGTGGCCAGGAGAACACCGAGCCGCGTCCCGGGTTCCGCATCGACCCGCACGCCACCTACCTCTACGGCGGCGCGGCCCCGGGCTTCGACCAGCTCGAGCTGTGGAAGTACGGGATGCGAATGGTCTACTACCCGTCGATGTCGGGCGTCGTCACGCTCGACGGCATCGCTGCGAACTTGGGGAGCAGGTGGCGCCCGGACATCGGCGAGGAGGCCGCTCGCCGCTATTTCCCCGACAACGCCGGCGGGATCGGCGGCCTCGGCGATGCCCTCTCGGAGCCGGCCATGCGCGAGCTGCTCCGGGCGCTCTTCTGGACGCCACCGCACCCGCGCCAGCACGAGATCGACGAGGCCGATCTGCCATGGTGGAAGGTGTTCCGAAAGCACGTCCCCGACATCTGGACCGACCGCCTGCTCGACATGAGCTACTGCGACTTCCTCGAGGAGTTCGTGCCGTGGGAGCCGGCCCGCGTGGTCGCGGCTATGGGCGCCTGGTACTGCGGCGCCCACCCCAACTGGGACGGGATGTTGCTTCCATCAATGGGCGGCACGCTGCTGTTCAGCTACTCTGGGGGCTCGCCACGCGGGGGAATGCACACCTACGCCCACGCGATCATCCGGTGTGCGATCGCGCATGGAGCTCGGATCCTGACGAACTCGCCGGTCGAGGAGATCGTCGTCCGCAATGGACGTGCTGTCGGCGTCAAGCTCTCCGCAGAGGCGTCGTACCCGGAGAAGACGATCTGGGCGCGCAAGGCGGTGATCTCCGGAGCCGACGTGAAGCAGACGTTCATGCACCTCGTCGGTCCGCAGCACACCGACCCGGGGTTCGCCCAGCGCATAGACGACGTCTCGCTCAAGGGGGGCAGCCTCTTCGTGATGTCGCTGATCTGCCGTGAGCTTCCGAAGTATCACGGTCGCGACGACGCCTTCCCCGAGGACGTCTATCCGTCGTGCGTGGTCGGCCCCGCCGACTCGATGGAGTTCGTCTACACCCAGACTCGCGACGCGTACTCGCACAAGAAGGCACCGGAGCATCTCACGCCGGAGCATCTCACGATGATGATCTGCTCGCATGACCAGTACGACCCGACCCGCACGGTGGAGGGCTACCACGTACTGTCGCCGATCTACCTCGAGTGCCCCCCACCGCAGTACGACGTGGACGGGCCCGCGGCCTACAACCGAAGGAAGAAGGAGATCGTCGACGCCGCCCTGGCGCTCATTGAGCGGATGGCGCCGAACATGAACTCCGACAACATCGTCGACGTCTTCGTCAACACGCCGTATGACTCGGAGTTCCGCAACGCCGGCATGTCGGGCGGCAACTGGTACGGGGCGCGCCAGTCGTCCGATCAGTGGTTCGGCACGAGGCCGATCCCCGAGCTCGCCCGGTACCGCACGCCGATCGACGGACTCTACATGTGCAGCCAGAGCATGCATCCCGGGGGGCTCTGTCTGATGGCGGTGCCGTACAACCTGATGCACATCCTCATCGAGGACGGCGTCGTCGAGCCTGCCAGCTGGTGGTATCCGTCGGACTGGTACGTGCCCGAGGCCGGTCGCCAGATTGTCGGGGTGTCGTGA
- a CDS encoding IS6 family transposase codes for MKDFRLIRPIQPPRSAFAGFRFPPEVILIAVRWYLRYGLSYRDPEELLAERGIEVDHVTLFRWVQRFTPILVDAARLCLHPVGGHWFVDETYVKVSGTWRYVYRAVDQYGQVIDVFVSKKRDLKAATRFFTNAISSHGAPAEITTDRAHALVRVATDLLPAALHDTTQYDNNRVEADHGRLKARLQPMGDLKRDRTASVVIRGDAFIQNLRRGHYELGVDARPGLTLAAAFDELALVR; via the coding sequence ATGAAGGATTTCCGTCTCATCCGGCCCATCCAGCCACCCAGGTCAGCGTTCGCCGGGTTCAGGTTCCCGCCTGAGGTCATCTTGATCGCTGTGCGCTGGTACCTGCGCTACGGATTGTCCTACCGGGATCCGGAGGAGCTGCTCGCCGAGCGTGGCATCGAGGTCGACCACGTGACCCTCTTCCGGTGGGTCCAGCGGTTCACACCGATCCTGGTGGACGCGGCTCGACTATGCCTCCACCCTGTCGGCGGACACTGGTTCGTCGACGAGACCTACGTGAAGGTGTCCGGGACCTGGCGGTACGTGTACCGAGCGGTCGACCAATACGGGCAGGTCATCGACGTGTTCGTGTCCAAGAAGCGAGACCTGAAGGCTGCGACAAGGTTCTTCACCAATGCGATCAGCTCCCATGGCGCGCCGGCCGAGATCACCACTGACCGGGCCCACGCCTTGGTCCGCGTGGCCACGGACCTCCTGCCGGCTGCACTCCATGACACCACCCAGTACGACAACAACCGGGTCGAAGCTGATCATGGGCGGCTCAAGGCAAGACTTCAACCGATGGGGGACCTCAAACGGGACCGGACCGCAAGCGTCGTGATCCGAGGAGATGCCTTCATCCAGAACCTGCGGCGAGGCCACTACGAACTTGGGGTCGATGCACGTCCCGGACTGACGCTCGCCGCAGCGTTCGACGAGCTCGCCCTGGTGCGCTGA
- a CDS encoding IS110 family transposase, whose protein sequence is AMSAARSKDTYLAAKFRRIASRRGPIKAIVALEHAMLVAIWHMLTTDTPYGESGGDYFTRLNPDKAKHRALDQLHKMGYSVTLEPLAVAG, encoded by the coding sequence CCGCCATGTCGGCGGCCCGCAGCAAGGACACCTACCTGGCCGCGAAGTTCCGGCGCATCGCCTCACGACGGGGTCCGATCAAGGCCATCGTCGCCCTCGAGCACGCCATGCTCGTCGCCATCTGGCACATGCTCACCACCGACACTCCCTACGGCGAATCGGGAGGCGACTACTTCACCCGGCTCAATCCGGACAAGGCCAAGCACCGTGCGCTCGACCAGCTCCACAAGATGGGCTACTCGGTGACACTCGAGCCCCTGGCGGTTGCTGGGTAA